Proteins found in one Nitrospirota bacterium genomic segment:
- a CDS encoding OsmC family protein: MPIRKAAAVWEGNLKDGKGRMKLGSGAFEGAYSFSSRFEEGTGTNPEELIGAALAGCFSMALANGLAQAGFTPRRINTNASVKIEKLEEGFRITLITLDTEADVPGISEQAFIEKAETTKKSCPVSRALTGTEIKLQARLTA; this comes from the coding sequence ATGCCTATACGTAAAGCAGCTGCTGTGTGGGAAGGAAATCTCAAAGATGGCAAGGGCCGGATGAAACTCGGGAGCGGTGCCTTTGAAGGTGCATACTCCTTTTCATCCAGGTTCGAAGAAGGGACAGGGACAAACCCGGAGGAATTAATCGGGGCAGCCCTGGCAGGGTGTTTCTCAATGGCGCTGGCTAACGGCCTTGCACAAGCCGGCTTTACACCGAGGCGAATTAATACAAATGCGTCAGTCAAAATTGAAAAGCTCGAAGAGGGTTTTAGGATTACCTTGATAACTCTTGATACAGAGGCTGATGTCCCGGGGATAAGTGAGCAGGCCTTCATTGAAAAGGCCGAGACCACCAAAAAATCCTGTCCTGTATCCAGGGCACTGACTGGTACTGAGATTAAGCTGCAGGCAAGACTTACTGCATAG
- a CDS encoding DUF5615 family PIN-like protein, whose translation MKFKLDENFGSRTQEIFRTEGHDVQTVRDEALQGCEDRHLYEVCCAEKRCFVTLDLDFADITRFSPSETSGIVVIRVPRNPTLALLEQLVRQFLNALSRMPVEKDLWIIEIGRIRVHQTESGQD comes from the coding sequence ATGAAATTCAAACTTGATGAGAACTTTGGAAGCCGGACTCAGGAAATATTCCGTACAGAAGGTCACGATGTTCAGACAGTCCGGGACGAGGCATTGCAGGGATGTGAAGACAGACATCTCTATGAAGTATGTTGTGCTGAAAAACGTTGCTTTGTAACGTTGGATCTTGATTTTGCAGATATCACTCGTTTTTCACCATCTGAAACAAGCGGCATTGTTGTCATTCGTGTCCCGAGAAATCCGACACTTGCTTTGCTGGAACAATTGGTGCGGCAGTTTCTTAACGCACTTTCCAGAATGCCAGTAGAAAAGGACCTGTGGATTATTGAAATCGGCCGTATCCGTGTACATCAGACAGAATCAGGACAGGATTAG
- a CDS encoding DUF433 domain-containing protein: MNMNPLLQRISVDPKVCFGKPCIRGTRIWVSLILDFLANGMTVEEVLAEYPHLTEEDIRAAIAYGAEMSRERYVEIPVETKR, encoded by the coding sequence ATAAACATGAATCCACTATTACAACGTATTTCTGTTGATCCAAAGGTCTGCTTCGGCAAGCCATGCATTCGGGGCACGCGCATCTGGGTATCCCTGATCCTGGATTTCCTGGCAAACGGTATGACTGTTGAGGAAGTCCTCGCAGAATATCCCCACCTGACAGAAGAAGATATCAGGGCTGCCATTGCATATGGCGCGGAAATGTCCAGGGAACGATATGTTGAAATACCGGTCGAGACTAAAAGATGA
- a CDS encoding NUDIX hydrolase, whose translation MMIKNVFTGRVLQLNLERASLPDGRSVDLEIIRHPGGACALPVHDDGNIILIRQYRHAAGGIIWELPAGRINENEEPESCARRELKEETGFEAGKMEKIGEFFSTPGFCTELLHIYLATQLTPCKHDPEEDEYIEIVKLPFANALDMVLSGKIRDSKTMIALLLAKERFPVKGLKKEDETMYPKIIIRNEKADGPQNGAGDDLQRA comes from the coding sequence ATGATGATCAAGAATGTATTCACTGGAAGGGTTTTGCAGTTGAATCTTGAAAGAGCCTCGCTGCCTGATGGGCGGAGTGTTGATCTGGAGATCATCAGACACCCAGGCGGGGCCTGTGCACTGCCTGTCCATGATGACGGCAATATCATATTGATCCGTCAGTACCGGCATGCAGCCGGTGGCATTATATGGGAGTTACCGGCCGGCAGGATTAATGAGAACGAGGAGCCTGAGTCCTGCGCCAGGCGTGAATTGAAGGAGGAGACAGGCTTTGAGGCCGGGAAGATGGAGAAGATAGGGGAGTTCTTTAGCACCCCCGGTTTTTGTACGGAGTTATTGCATATTTATCTGGCCACTCAATTAACGCCCTGTAAACACGATCCTGAAGAGGATGAGTATATCGAGATAGTGAAACTTCCTTTTGCAAACGCTTTGGATATGGTATTAAGCGGTAAGATCAGGGATAGCAAGACCATGATCGCCTTGCTTCTTGCAAAGGAAAGATTTCCGGTGAAAGGGTTGAAGAAGGAAGATGAGACCATGTATCCAAAGATCATTATCAGAAACGAGAAGGCGGATGGCCCACAAAACGGTGCAGGCGACGATTTACAGCGCGCCTGA
- a CDS encoding transcriptional regulator has protein sequence MQKPKEPLVPSERHETIRKQMIAILEGRTLSAREISGIVKIGEKEVYEHLEHIQRASRTNNYQLIVTPAECKKCDFVFRKRDRLKKPGKCPVCHSEAITGPLFSIRSNP, from the coding sequence TTGCAGAAACCTAAAGAACCTCTTGTCCCCTCAGAACGGCATGAGACTATCCGTAAGCAGATGATAGCAATCCTTGAAGGCCGGACCCTTTCAGCCCGGGAAATATCCGGTATTGTCAAGATAGGAGAAAAAGAGGTTTATGAACATCTTGAGCATATACAGAGGGCAAGTCGCACAAACAATTACCAGCTTATAGTAACCCCTGCAGAATGCAAGAAATGCGATTTTGTATTCAGAAAAAGGGACAGGCTAAAGAAACCGGGGAAATGCCCTGTATGTCACAGTGAAGCAATAACAGGACCACTGTTTTCAATACGATCCAATCCTTGA